In Halobacillus amylolyticus, the following proteins share a genomic window:
- the pdxA gene encoding 4-hydroxythreonine-4-phosphate dehydrogenase PdxA — protein MNQKPIIGITMGDAAGVGPEIIMKSLTHKRINDQAIPLVIGDQKMLERAAQVLNIDITFKTVQKDEEFQVQNDEILCLDLDLLPKNLAYGEVSAEAGHAAFEYLSTAIELANRGRIDAICTAPLNKEALHKGGHLYPGHTEILAELTNTKDFSMMLSSPKLKVIHVTTHVGLLDAVKMINPDRVYDVVRMAHETLKSAGNHQPKIAVCGINPHAGENGLFGNGEEGEKVIPGVKRAQQDGIDVQGPLPADTLFFRAVRGDFDIVVAMYHDQGHGPIKVLGLDAGVNITVGLPIIRTSVDHGTAFDIAGTGIADEKSMLEALNQAIELAPKK, from the coding sequence ATGAATCAGAAACCAATCATCGGTATCACTATGGGTGATGCAGCTGGGGTGGGGCCGGAAATAATCATGAAAAGCCTGACTCACAAACGTATTAACGACCAAGCCATTCCGTTAGTGATCGGGGATCAAAAAATGCTTGAGCGGGCTGCTCAGGTGCTTAACATTGATATCACGTTCAAAACAGTACAAAAAGACGAGGAATTCCAAGTGCAAAATGATGAGATTCTCTGCCTTGATCTAGATCTCTTACCGAAAAATCTAGCCTACGGAGAGGTATCTGCTGAAGCAGGACATGCCGCATTTGAATATTTGAGTACGGCCATCGAACTTGCGAATAGGGGGCGAATCGATGCGATTTGCACCGCTCCTCTAAACAAGGAAGCACTCCACAAAGGCGGGCACCTTTATCCTGGTCATACTGAGATACTGGCAGAACTAACAAATACGAAAGATTTTTCAATGATGCTTTCCTCCCCTAAATTAAAAGTAATTCACGTCACAACCCATGTGGGGTTACTCGATGCGGTGAAGATGATCAACCCAGATCGTGTCTATGATGTCGTACGCATGGCACATGAAACACTAAAAAGTGCAGGCAACCATCAGCCAAAAATTGCTGTGTGTGGGATAAACCCACATGCTGGTGAAAATGGTTTGTTTGGGAATGGGGAAGAAGGAGAAAAAGTAATTCCTGGAGTGAAGCGTGCCCAACAAGACGGCATTGATGTACAAGGCCCCTTGCCGGCAGATACCCTATTCTTTAGGGCTGTAAGAGGTGATTTTGATATTGTAGTGGCTATGTACCATGATCAAGGGCATGGACCAATCAAGGTTCTTGGGCTTGATGCAGGAGTGAATATCACAGTCGGTCTTCCGATTATCCGCACAAGTGTGGACCACGGAACTGCATTTGATATCGCTGGAACAGGGATAGCTGATGAGAAAAGTATGCTTGAAGCCTTAAATCAAGCGATTGAGTTAGCTCCTAAAAAATAG
- a CDS encoding IclR family transcriptional regulator has protein sequence MTVKSADRVINILDLLKEFPEGLTLKEIADRLSLPQSSTFHLLQTMEMRQFLSVTERKTYKLGPKLIQIGTRALETLDVNAEAQPYLRQLMENVEETVFMAVMLENELVYVAKVDNYRSVRTSAQIGMRKPMYCTGLGKAFLAFLPEQVKNNILSQIEMPAITKNTITDQDALNEQLLEFRRLGYSIDDEENEGSLYCLAAPIYNAAGEMTAAVSVAGPKNRVYPRQSEIVKELLSTAKAISERTGF, from the coding sequence ATGACAGTTAAGTCTGCTGATCGTGTCATAAATATACTAGATTTGCTAAAAGAGTTTCCGGAAGGACTGACACTTAAGGAAATCGCTGATAGACTATCACTGCCGCAAAGCAGTACCTTTCATCTGCTGCAAACGATGGAGATGAGACAGTTTTTGTCGGTAACGGAGCGAAAGACCTACAAACTCGGTCCGAAGCTGATTCAGATCGGGACAAGAGCGCTGGAAACATTGGATGTGAATGCTGAAGCGCAGCCGTATCTTCGACAGTTAATGGAGAACGTAGAGGAGACCGTTTTTATGGCGGTCATGTTAGAAAATGAACTTGTCTATGTTGCCAAGGTTGATAACTATCGATCGGTTCGCACAAGTGCGCAGATCGGGATGAGGAAGCCGATGTACTGTACAGGGCTCGGGAAAGCCTTTCTCGCATTTTTACCAGAACAAGTCAAAAACAATATTCTATCACAAATTGAGATGCCAGCGATTACAAAAAATACGATAACGGATCAAGATGCATTAAATGAACAACTGTTAGAATTTCGCAGACTTGGTTATTCCATTGATGATGAAGAGAATGAGGGCAGTCTTTATTGTTTGGCTGCACCCATATACAATGCAGCTGGTGAAATGACTGCGGCTGTCAGTGTGGCTGGACCAAAAAACAGAGTGTACCCACGCCAATCGGAAATTGTTAAAGAGTTATTATCTACCGCAAAGGCGATTTCTGAACGGACTGGGTTTTAG
- a CDS encoding four-carbon acid sugar kinase family protein, whose translation MHYLVCDARTQGDLQEIAEQINKYTEQVIWSGSAGLAEVLPDVLKIGREKVDSETTPPSQVFTVCGSLSRTTQDQIKYAIEQQDVQSVEIETEQIFRDEWDKYKQIYINQCIEAFKNQKSVVLYVPSTQETREKVKVVAKQMEMTPMEVGSRISQALGAVTKEVIEQVPDLSALVLTGGDTAKHVAYCLGATGFRLTRQLEAGIPQGSLLGIDQPIQVITKAGAFGEMESIYTAIQQLKGESENESETNHRYHYG comes from the coding sequence ATTCATTATCTAGTTTGTGATGCACGAACACAGGGTGATTTACAAGAGATTGCAGAACAGATTAATAAATACACTGAACAAGTTATATGGTCAGGATCGGCTGGTCTGGCTGAGGTTCTTCCAGATGTCCTTAAAATTGGCAGGGAAAAGGTTGATTCAGAAACAACTCCTCCGTCCCAGGTTTTTACAGTATGTGGAAGTCTTTCTCGTACTACACAAGACCAAATCAAATATGCTATTGAGCAACAAGATGTGCAATCTGTAGAAATAGAGACAGAACAAATTTTTCGAGACGAATGGGATAAATATAAACAGATATATATAAATCAGTGTATAGAGGCATTTAAAAATCAAAAAAGTGTTGTTTTATATGTACCTTCTACACAAGAGACGCGGGAGAAAGTTAAGGTAGTAGCAAAGCAAATGGAAATGACACCAATGGAGGTGGGAAGCAGAATCTCACAAGCATTAGGTGCCGTTACAAAAGAAGTGATCGAACAGGTTCCTGATTTAAGTGCTTTAGTTTTGACTGGAGGAGACACTGCAAAGCATGTGGCTTATTGTTTAGGTGCAACTGGATTCAGACTCACCCGTCAACTTGAAGCGGGTATTCCTCAAGGAAGCCTACTTGGTATAGATCAGCCTATCCAAGTCATTACAAAAGCTGGAGCCTTTGGGGAAATGGAATCAATATATACAGCTATTCAACAGTTGAAAGGAGAAAGTGAGAATGAATCAGAAACCAATCATCGGTATCACTATGGGTGA
- a CDS encoding asparaginase gives MLYNKVVEIHRGGRMESSHFGHAAVVNANGELLHYIGDKNRVTYARSSVKPIQALPIVETGAADYYNLQDKDLALFCSSHSSEEQHTSRVSQLLKRAGLSEGNLQCGSHIPFSDDVYRSLIQQKQEPTPLYSNCSGKHTGMLLTAKYLGESLDDYYKQEHPVQQRILNAMAGAADYPKGKIAIGLDGCGVPVFGLPLHKLAHTFARLARPEVFDEKRADAVGRITVAMTSHPEMVAGTNRFCTDFMNVGGGRFFAKLGAESVYCIGDKQTGLGIAVKIEDGDYKRALYPFVMEILVQLNVLTALQVQSLEKYYQPKIRNARNEIIGEIIPSFVLEKSQ, from the coding sequence ATGTTATATAACAAGGTGGTTGAAATACATAGAGGAGGAAGAATGGAAAGTTCTCACTTTGGTCACGCTGCGGTTGTGAATGCAAATGGAGAACTATTACACTATATCGGGGATAAGAACCGAGTCACCTATGCTCGTTCCTCTGTTAAACCCATTCAAGCACTTCCGATTGTAGAAACAGGGGCGGCAGATTATTATAACTTGCAGGATAAAGATTTAGCACTGTTCTGTTCTTCACACAGTAGTGAAGAACAGCATACTTCAAGGGTGTCTCAATTATTAAAAAGAGCCGGTCTATCTGAGGGGAATCTTCAGTGCGGAAGCCATATTCCATTTTCGGATGATGTTTACCGTTCTTTGATTCAGCAAAAACAAGAACCAACACCTCTCTATAGCAATTGTTCTGGAAAGCATACTGGTATGCTGCTCACTGCTAAGTACCTCGGGGAATCATTGGATGATTATTATAAACAGGAACACCCTGTCCAACAACGAATTTTAAATGCGATGGCGGGAGCAGCTGACTATCCTAAAGGAAAAATAGCAATTGGATTGGATGGCTGCGGGGTCCCTGTGTTTGGATTGCCGCTCCATAAACTTGCTCATACTTTTGCAAGACTTGCTCGTCCAGAGGTGTTTGATGAAAAGCGTGCGGATGCGGTCGGACGTATTACGGTTGCGATGACAAGCCATCCTGAGATGGTGGCAGGGACAAATCGATTCTGTACAGATTTCATGAACGTGGGGGGAGGAAGATTTTTTGCAAAGTTAGGGGCAGAATCTGTTTATTGCATTGGTGATAAACAAACTGGGCTCGGGATAGCTGTGAAAATAGAAGACGGTGATTATAAGCGGGCTTTATACCCGTTTGTAATGGAAATCCTAGTTCAATTAAATGTACTTACAGCTTTGCAGGTGCAAAGCTTGGAGAAGTACTATCAGCCTAAGATCCGAAATGCAAGGAATGAAATCATTGGTGAAATCATTCCTTCTTTTGTACTGGAAAAGTCGCAATGA